In one Haloplanus salinus genomic region, the following are encoded:
- a CDS encoding NYN domain-containing protein, protein MDLFGRGADEDDAEPRVALFVDGPNVLRGEFDVDLDDVREAAAAAGRPATTRLYVDEHATPELIQAAEARGFEVVVTSGDVDVKLAVDLTRFAVEGRADVVAVASRDTDFKPAIEAANACGLRTLAIAPGEHGRSDALRNAAGGSVTLDGDVDA, encoded by the coding sequence ATGGACCTGTTCGGTCGGGGTGCCGACGAGGACGACGCCGAGCCCCGCGTCGCGCTCTTCGTCGACGGTCCCAACGTGCTCCGCGGGGAGTTCGACGTCGATCTGGACGACGTGCGCGAGGCGGCCGCGGCCGCCGGGCGCCCGGCGACGACCCGCCTCTACGTCGACGAGCACGCCACCCCCGAACTCATCCAAGCGGCCGAGGCCCGCGGGTTCGAAGTGGTCGTCACCAGCGGCGACGTCGACGTGAAACTCGCGGTCGACCTCACCCGCTTCGCCGTCGAGGGCCGCGCGGACGTCGTCGCCGTCGCCTCCCGCGATACGGACTTCAAACCCGCCATCGAGGCGGCCAACGCCTGCGGGCTCCGGACGCTCGCCATCGCCCCCGGCGAACACGGCCGCTCGGACGCCCTCCGCAACGCTGCCGGCGGGAGCGTCACGCTCGACGGCGACGTGGACGCCTAA
- a CDS encoding TatD family hydrolase yields MADLELDTPVLDDHLHLDPDHGRGLDAVRDFRRLGGTHLLVVNKPSWHLGCEADTGEDFRAVFDRTLDVVADADDILPGRAWPVLGVHPGLISRLVDERGVASDDARDLMQAGLDVAAEYVRDGRALALKSGRPHYDTTDAVWDASNAVLKHALSLGADAGCAVQLHTEASEDLTDVAEWAAARGLSPHRVVKHYAGPTLAGPTPSVMCRTEWLREAAERGEPFLMETDFVDDPDRPGAVMGPKTVPRRVRMLLDEGYDDAVRRAHVETPADVYGIDTEATLTG; encoded by the coding sequence GTGGCCGACCTCGAACTCGACACGCCGGTCCTCGACGACCACCTCCACCTCGACCCCGACCACGGGCGGGGGCTGGACGCCGTGCGCGACTTCCGTCGCCTCGGCGGCACGCACCTGCTCGTCGTCAACAAGCCGTCGTGGCATCTCGGCTGCGAGGCCGACACCGGCGAGGACTTCCGCGCCGTCTTCGACCGGACCCTCGACGTCGTCGCCGACGCCGACGACATACTCCCCGGCCGAGCGTGGCCCGTCCTCGGCGTCCACCCCGGCCTGATCTCCCGACTCGTCGACGAGCGGGGGGTCGCGTCCGACGACGCCCGCGACCTGATGCAGGCCGGGCTCGACGTCGCCGCCGAATACGTCCGCGACGGGCGCGCGCTCGCGCTCAAGTCCGGCCGCCCCCACTACGACACGACCGACGCGGTGTGGGACGCCTCGAACGCGGTCCTGAAACACGCGCTCTCACTCGGCGCCGACGCGGGCTGTGCGGTCCAGTTGCACACGGAAGCGAGCGAGGACCTGACCGACGTCGCCGAGTGGGCCGCCGCGCGCGGGCTGTCCCCGCATCGCGTGGTCAAACACTACGCGGGACCGACGCTCGCGGGGCCGACGCCGAGCGTCATGTGCCGGACGGAGTGGCTCCGCGAGGCCGCCGAGCGGGGCGAACCCTTCCTGATGGAGACGGATTTCGTCGACGACCCCGACCGCCCCGGGGCGGTGATGGGGCCGAAGACCGTCCCGCGCCGCGTTCGGATGTTGCTCGACGAGGGCTACGACGACGCCGTCCGGC